A DNA window from Ornithodoros turicata isolate Travis chromosome 10, ASM3712646v1, whole genome shotgun sequence contains the following coding sequences:
- the LOC135370240 gene encoding neprilysin-2-like isoform X2, with protein MYPSFPPRYLPMKTRSLPADAGLCPETKHSSSAGSTTSMVPGITGTSTAQSRGDNSGESSRSTVRLDDGDGDGYPRAGPKRRVFIMGSVVVFLACMLAVFASTLRVGIGSESHKEPARPSPRSSVKEPSSLPTAASRKTSDFYFNNTSATSETRAGNLFHMVLSRTLTTTSPRVTAGRKWNVSTCWSEACMEEAASIRAATELALDPCDDFYAYACSRWTHARPLPSGHAVSSVDDDLLDVFTLDIFNALTKPSPQPVYEQLRSLLLSCAISGDEDFRALARSALVTAGLDRWPYDGAGNFSISATIGRMIRDFSFDPLFGLREVPDPASSTGFRRAYAFTGPAPIINEGWQDNWDYTFIRLAYEEIVDALDEKSLYDPLETERQLVLAVDKTPNDIAVKLRNCTRSSVSELPNLDFISWDELFSQLTAGNQLDINETTVLLPDPSLFKRFNESMLLRGQSSKTKMANYLGFRILLLLSPFATTADDANSPASLAYARHTSYPFSLNEYETCIRFMDKVEPVIAMRRLREDAPQVVSKLGDRRDVNDLVNFLRKELKACLMSSSLLFTAVTADVVRRLLAFLDDVAWQVFEPDLLEHSWTFKKLVAAYTQLKASKTGLLDFIRTTSQLRRESTSDVLAAHWWGGILRTTANLPFPSRVLEIPFPVFNFQKSSDVSVRHLRIPRVAPRIYRAVYKALYVASSNMALENVTWSPLQFFDDTADCLADQYAGMQWKQGNTSDSVTATRRSYSDLFDALALGSATDAYSAYVSEKQKTYRLNGLQLYDSTQVFFIEYARNLCEVSDPRYVEALLQRSEDSSSPAWYTVNGPLMNTWEFARAFSCRSGTFMNPIHKCPLVRKRR; from the exons ATGTATCCAAGCTTTCCTCCGCGCTATTTACCCATGAAGACGAGATCCCTTCCAGCAGACGCAGGCCTGTGCCCTGAAACGAAGCATAGTTCATCCGCAGGTTCTACAACGTCGATGGTTCCTGGAATCACTGGCACTTCCACAGCGCAGTCCAGGGGTGACAATAGTGGAGAGAGCAGTCGTTCTACAGTCAGG CTGGATGACGGTGATGGAGATGGTTATCCGCGCGCCGGTCCGAAGCGTAGAGTCTTCATCATGGGCTCGGTGGTCGTGTTCCTTGCGTGCATGCTAGCTGTGTTTGCAAGCACCTTACGTGTCGGCATCGGAAGTGAGTCCCACAAGGAGCCCGCACGACCATCGCCGAGGAGCTCTGTGAAGGAACCGTCCAGCTTACCGACGGCCGCCTCAAGGAAAACGTCCGACTTCTACTTCAATAACACCTCCGCCACATCAGAGACCAG GGCCGGCAACTTGTTTCACATGGTTCTCAGCCGCACTTTGACTACAACATCCCCACGCGTTACGGCTGGCCGCAAGTGGAACGTCTCAACGTGCTGGTCTGAAGCATGTATGGAGGAAGCCGCTTCCATAAGAGCTGCGACCGAACTGGCGCTGGATCCCTGCGACGACTTCTACGCGTACGCCTGTTCCCGCTGGACACATGCAAGGCCCCTGCCCAGCGGGCATGCCGTGTCGTCCGTGGACGACGACCTCCTCGATGTTTTCACTTTGGACATCTTCAATGCTCTCACTAAGCCGTCCCCACAACCGGTATACGAGCAACTGCGCTCGCTTCTTCTTTCTTGCGCCATATCGGGAGACGAAGATTTCCGAGCATTGGCAAGAAGTGCCCTCGTGACTGCGGGGCTGGACCGCTGGCCATACGACGGTGCGGGAAATTTTTCAATCTCGGCAACAATCGGCCGCATGATACGAGATTTCTCGTTCGATCCACTTTTCGGTTTGAGAGAGGTACCTGACCCGGCATCGTCGACGGGATTTCGAAGAGCGTACGCCTTTACGGGACCGGCCCCCATTATTAACGAGGGCTGGCAGGATAACTGGGATTATACGTTCATTCGTCTCGCTTACGAGGAGATCGTTGATGCTTTGGATGAGAAGTCCCTCTATGACCCACTTGAGACAGAGCGCCAACTTGTCTTGGCCGTGGACAAGACGCCAAATGATATCGCTGTGAAACTTAGGAACTGCACGCGGTCGTCAGTCAGCGAGCTGCCAAATTTGGATTTCATATCATGGGATGAACTGTTCTCACAATTGACAGCCGGGAATCAGCTGGACATAAACGAAACAACTGTGCTCCTGCCAGACCCATCTCTTTTCAAAAGGTTCAATGAAAGTATGCTGCTGCGCGGGCAATCGTCCAAAACTAAAATGGCGAACTACTTGGGATTTAGGATTCTGCTTCTGTTATCGCCCTTCGCCACAACAGCCGACGACGCGAACTCACCAGCTAGTCTTGCCTACGCGCGCCATACCTCTTATCCGTTCAGCTTAAACGAATACGAAACGTGCATTCGGTTTATGGACAAGGTGGAACCAGTAATTGCTATGCGTCGCCTGCGAGAAGATGCTCCACAAGTGGTCTCCAAACTCGGCGACCGACGAGACGTGAATGACCTGGTCAATTTTTTGCGCAAGGAACTTAAAGCGTGCCTAATGTCCAGCTCCCTTTTGTTCACTGCAGTAACAGCGGACGTCGTCAGACGTCTTCTTGCATTTCTGGACGACGTCGCGTGGCAAGTCTTTGAGCCGGATCTTCTGGAACATTCCTGGACCTTTAAGAAGCTGGTTGCAGCGTACACGCAGCTCAAGGCTTCGAAGACAGGACTGCTAGACTTCATCCGGACAACGTCCCAGTTGAGGCGTGAATCAACAAGCGACGTCTTAGCTGCACACTGGTGGGGCGGCATTCTTCGTACCACAGCTAACCTTCCTTTTCCTTCCCGAGTTCTCGAGATTCCCTTTCCTGTCTTCAACTTCCAGAAGAGCAGCGATGTGTCCGTTAGACACTTGCGAATCCCTCGTGTGGCTCCAAGGATATACCGCGCCGTGTACAAGGCCCTTTACGTTGCCAGCTCCAACATGGCGCTCGAGAACGTCACATGGAGTCCGTTACAGTTCTTCGATGACACGGCGGACTGCCTGGCAGACCAGTACGCGGGCATGCAGTGGAAGCAGGGAAACACGTCGGATAGCGTTACCGCTACTCGGCGTTCTTACAGTGACCTGTTCGACGCTTTGGCTCTGGGGTCGGCAACTGACGCGTACAGCGCCTACGTTTCTGAGAAGCAGAAGACGTACCGGTTGAATGGCCTCCAGTTGTACGACTCCACCCAGGTGTTTTTCATCGAATACGCTCGAAACCTTTGCGAGGTTAGCGATCCAAGATACGTGGAAGCCTTACTTCAGCGAAGCGAAGACTCCAGCAGTCCGGCCTGGTACACAGTAAATGGTCCCCTCATGAACACGTGGGAATTCGCGAGGGCGTTCAGTTGCCGCTCTGGCACTTTTATGAACCCGATACACAAGTGTCCCCTCGTGCGAAAACGTCGATAA
- the LOC135370240 gene encoding neprilysin-2-like isoform X1, with translation MYPSFPPRYLPMKTRSLPADAGLCPETKHSSSAGSTTSMVPGITGTSTAQSRGDNSGESSRSTVRLDDGDGDGYPRAGPKRRVFIMGSVVVFLACMLAVFASTLRVGIGSESHKEPARPSPRSSVKEPSSLPTAASRKTSDFYFNNTSATSETSRRAGNLFHMVLSRTLTTTSPRVTAGRKWNVSTCWSEACMEEAASIRAATELALDPCDDFYAYACSRWTHARPLPSGHAVSSVDDDLLDVFTLDIFNALTKPSPQPVYEQLRSLLLSCAISGDEDFRALARSALVTAGLDRWPYDGAGNFSISATIGRMIRDFSFDPLFGLREVPDPASSTGFRRAYAFTGPAPIINEGWQDNWDYTFIRLAYEEIVDALDEKSLYDPLETERQLVLAVDKTPNDIAVKLRNCTRSSVSELPNLDFISWDELFSQLTAGNQLDINETTVLLPDPSLFKRFNESMLLRGQSSKTKMANYLGFRILLLLSPFATTADDANSPASLAYARHTSYPFSLNEYETCIRFMDKVEPVIAMRRLREDAPQVVSKLGDRRDVNDLVNFLRKELKACLMSSSLLFTAVTADVVRRLLAFLDDVAWQVFEPDLLEHSWTFKKLVAAYTQLKASKTGLLDFIRTTSQLRRESTSDVLAAHWWGGILRTTANLPFPSRVLEIPFPVFNFQKSSDVSVRHLRIPRVAPRIYRAVYKALYVASSNMALENVTWSPLQFFDDTADCLADQYAGMQWKQGNTSDSVTATRRSYSDLFDALALGSATDAYSAYVSEKQKTYRLNGLQLYDSTQVFFIEYARNLCEVSDPRYVEALLQRSEDSSSPAWYTVNGPLMNTWEFARAFSCRSGTFMNPIHKCPLVRKRR, from the exons ATGTATCCAAGCTTTCCTCCGCGCTATTTACCCATGAAGACGAGATCCCTTCCAGCAGACGCAGGCCTGTGCCCTGAAACGAAGCATAGTTCATCCGCAGGTTCTACAACGTCGATGGTTCCTGGAATCACTGGCACTTCCACAGCGCAGTCCAGGGGTGACAATAGTGGAGAGAGCAGTCGTTCTACAGTCAGG CTGGATGACGGTGATGGAGATGGTTATCCGCGCGCCGGTCCGAAGCGTAGAGTCTTCATCATGGGCTCGGTGGTCGTGTTCCTTGCGTGCATGCTAGCTGTGTTTGCAAGCACCTTACGTGTCGGCATCGGAAGTGAGTCCCACAAGGAGCCCGCACGACCATCGCCGAGGAGCTCTGTGAAGGAACCGTCCAGCTTACCGACGGCCGCCTCAAGGAAAACGTCCGACTTCTACTTCAATAACACCTCCGCCACATCAGAGACCAG TCGCAGGGCCGGCAACTTGTTTCACATGGTTCTCAGCCGCACTTTGACTACAACATCCCCACGCGTTACGGCTGGCCGCAAGTGGAACGTCTCAACGTGCTGGTCTGAAGCATGTATGGAGGAAGCCGCTTCCATAAGAGCTGCGACCGAACTGGCGCTGGATCCCTGCGACGACTTCTACGCGTACGCCTGTTCCCGCTGGACACATGCAAGGCCCCTGCCCAGCGGGCATGCCGTGTCGTCCGTGGACGACGACCTCCTCGATGTTTTCACTTTGGACATCTTCAATGCTCTCACTAAGCCGTCCCCACAACCGGTATACGAGCAACTGCGCTCGCTTCTTCTTTCTTGCGCCATATCGGGAGACGAAGATTTCCGAGCATTGGCAAGAAGTGCCCTCGTGACTGCGGGGCTGGACCGCTGGCCATACGACGGTGCGGGAAATTTTTCAATCTCGGCAACAATCGGCCGCATGATACGAGATTTCTCGTTCGATCCACTTTTCGGTTTGAGAGAGGTACCTGACCCGGCATCGTCGACGGGATTTCGAAGAGCGTACGCCTTTACGGGACCGGCCCCCATTATTAACGAGGGCTGGCAGGATAACTGGGATTATACGTTCATTCGTCTCGCTTACGAGGAGATCGTTGATGCTTTGGATGAGAAGTCCCTCTATGACCCACTTGAGACAGAGCGCCAACTTGTCTTGGCCGTGGACAAGACGCCAAATGATATCGCTGTGAAACTTAGGAACTGCACGCGGTCGTCAGTCAGCGAGCTGCCAAATTTGGATTTCATATCATGGGATGAACTGTTCTCACAATTGACAGCCGGGAATCAGCTGGACATAAACGAAACAACTGTGCTCCTGCCAGACCCATCTCTTTTCAAAAGGTTCAATGAAAGTATGCTGCTGCGCGGGCAATCGTCCAAAACTAAAATGGCGAACTACTTGGGATTTAGGATTCTGCTTCTGTTATCGCCCTTCGCCACAACAGCCGACGACGCGAACTCACCAGCTAGTCTTGCCTACGCGCGCCATACCTCTTATCCGTTCAGCTTAAACGAATACGAAACGTGCATTCGGTTTATGGACAAGGTGGAACCAGTAATTGCTATGCGTCGCCTGCGAGAAGATGCTCCACAAGTGGTCTCCAAACTCGGCGACCGACGAGACGTGAATGACCTGGTCAATTTTTTGCGCAAGGAACTTAAAGCGTGCCTAATGTCCAGCTCCCTTTTGTTCACTGCAGTAACAGCGGACGTCGTCAGACGTCTTCTTGCATTTCTGGACGACGTCGCGTGGCAAGTCTTTGAGCCGGATCTTCTGGAACATTCCTGGACCTTTAAGAAGCTGGTTGCAGCGTACACGCAGCTCAAGGCTTCGAAGACAGGACTGCTAGACTTCATCCGGACAACGTCCCAGTTGAGGCGTGAATCAACAAGCGACGTCTTAGCTGCACACTGGTGGGGCGGCATTCTTCGTACCACAGCTAACCTTCCTTTTCCTTCCCGAGTTCTCGAGATTCCCTTTCCTGTCTTCAACTTCCAGAAGAGCAGCGATGTGTCCGTTAGACACTTGCGAATCCCTCGTGTGGCTCCAAGGATATACCGCGCCGTGTACAAGGCCCTTTACGTTGCCAGCTCCAACATGGCGCTCGAGAACGTCACATGGAGTCCGTTACAGTTCTTCGATGACACGGCGGACTGCCTGGCAGACCAGTACGCGGGCATGCAGTGGAAGCAGGGAAACACGTCGGATAGCGTTACCGCTACTCGGCGTTCTTACAGTGACCTGTTCGACGCTTTGGCTCTGGGGTCGGCAACTGACGCGTACAGCGCCTACGTTTCTGAGAAGCAGAAGACGTACCGGTTGAATGGCCTCCAGTTGTACGACTCCACCCAGGTGTTTTTCATCGAATACGCTCGAAACCTTTGCGAGGTTAGCGATCCAAGATACGTGGAAGCCTTACTTCAGCGAAGCGAAGACTCCAGCAGTCCGGCCTGGTACACAGTAAATGGTCCCCTCATGAACACGTGGGAATTCGCGAGGGCGTTCAGTTGCCGCTCTGGCACTTTTATGAACCCGATACACAAGTGTCCCCTCGTGCGAAAACGTCGATAA